agttttttataataaattagtttttGGGGTtctcattaaaaaaaaaaaaaaaaaaaaaaaacagatttaaaattattttatttttcttttgtggtgaaaaaaaaaaaaaaaaaaaaaaaaagataaatctTACAAGATgggtgtttttttaattattttaattttgattatttgttttaaatattttttaaattaaaaaaaaaaaaaaaaaaaaaacaaaaaaaaaaaaaaccctttaaaaattgaaattggatATTAGAGATTTACTATTTAAAGTTAATcaacaatttataaaaatgcatttataattattctaACCCTCtctggtttttttttttttatttttaatatgattcaattttttttattatttttattatttatttttattattttataatatttattatttttttttttttatttttaatatgattcaattttttttattatttttattatttatttttattattttataatatttattattttttttttttttttaattttgaataataattttttttttttttctttttctttttttttttttattatatttattttctatacatataaaaaaaaaaatttaataattattaaaaataaataatcaaaataaaaaaaataaaaaaatgataaaaactatattattattattaataaattttatgttAATTTTGATTGTAAATGGTGATATATGGAATTATTGTGACGGTAATATTAATccaacatttaaaattaataaacttaCATTATTACCAGATCCACCATTAGTTGGAAAAGAAGTTACAATAAGTTTAGAAGGATCATTAAATGAACAAATAACATCAGGttcatcaatatttaatgttGCATTCTTTATTAATGGTGGTTGGCGTCAACTTCCAACATTCCATAATGATATTTGTAAAGTTTTAAGTTGTCCAGTTTCTGCAGGTCCATTCACTTATTCAACTTCTATTAAAGTTCCAATCTTCACTCCACATGGTCAATATAAAGGTCAATTAACATTAACTGATCAATCAAATAGAAATGTTACTTGTCTTACTTTTCAAacttatttaaaataatttaaaaaataataaaataataaaataataaaattaaatatacatataaataaaaaaacatactaaaaaaaaatttaacaattaaatagaaataaataaaaaaaatataaaatcaaaatatataaataaaaattattataattaatattattttagttattaaaaaaaaaaaaaaaaaaaaaaaaaaaaaaaaaaaatttattttgttttatgactttatatatatattttttttttttttttatacttttatttatttatcattattattttttttatttatttaagaaACAATACgctttttattttgaaaatcacTATCAATTACAATATCAGGACTAAAAGGTGTTTGAAATGATAATTGTGAAGAATGGTGAGATGAACTGAATGGGGCTTCAATTGTATTAAAATCtgaaaagaaatcattattttgttgAACTACcattgatgaattattaatttgattgatTGGTTGATCAACATcatctctttttcttttcattgaTGAGGTACTACTTGGTGAATTCATTATATCCATCATCataccaaattcaaatcCTTGAGTTAATGTATtatgttgatggtgatgttgttgttgttgatgttgttgttgttgttgaatttgtgtTGGTGAATTTCCACTTTTTTTACTATCTACAATTGGTTTCACTTGAATCTCTTCTTTATCTTGTTGAATTTGTGTTTGTGTTTCTAAATCTGATGTTTGGACTTGAATCATAAaatcttcttgttgttgttgttgttgttgttgttgttgttgttgttgttgttgttgttgttgttgttgttgttgttgttgttgttgttgttgtggtggttgttgttttgaatgtacattttcttcttttacctctttattttgttgttgttgatgattttcATCTAAAAGTTCCAAAGAAATAACTGGATCAATTACAATATCTAACATAGGTGTTGTATTAGAATTGATAGTTGAGGATGTAGAAGTTGTTGGAGTGATACTATttattgttgtggttgttgttgttatagTTGGaggtgatgttgttgttgttatagTTGGaggtgatgttgttgttgttatagTTGGAGGtgatgttgtttttgttgttgtagttgtagttgtaattgttggtgGTGATATAATAGTTGGTGTTGTGGTTGGAATTGTATTTGTTATTGTTTGTGGAGTTGAGgtagttgatgttgttggtggCATAACTGTAGTTATTGgtaaatttttatcatcacTACTAATAGTAGCTGTATCATCATAAGAACTATTATCAAAAGTAAAAGAATCATCAATATATGAACCTAAACTAtccatattaatttcaattggaaAATTCATAGAATTATCAGGTTCTAATTTAAGTTCCATATCAATTACATCTTGTTGTTCAGgtgatgaattatttgaattatttgttgaatttgggACACTTGatgtgttgttgttattattattattaataatattattagtacTATTGGTAGTagtactactattattattattagtagtactattgttgctgctgttgttgctatttaaactatttgattgatcattactatttataatttgtgAGTCACTActtgataaatatttatttttatttttttcaggTGTATCTGGAAATGGAATtgtatttgataaaaaacttaaaagATAATTAAGTTGTGCTTCATTTACTAAACCATTCTTCCAATCTAATTTATCCTGATTTGATCTACTATCCATATCTTTATACATATTATCTAATTTTAATCTTTCTGTTatctaataaaataaataaatacatatatatatatattaataaaaatatatttttttttttttttttttttttttatatatatatatattttactcttgttgtttttttatttgcaaCTAATCTTCTTAAAGCATCTAATATTAAACGACCCCAAGTTGGATTATTTTTAGAGGAAGGTTCATCATGAATAATTGGGATATCGAGAATGTATTCTAAACTACTCGGTATTTCTGCGCCCCTATTATTCGACATTACTGATGGATTGGTTGGTATTTTATGATAGGTACGAGTTGCagattttatatatttatcttCTGGACCTAAAAACATTTGATTAGGATTAAATGGTAATACTTGATCCATTGTATAGGCtgttggtaataatttactagaatttgataatgatgatttctCATTATCAGTTCCACTATCATCACCTTTATTTGGTGTtgtattttctttattttttgtagaattggttgttggtgttgatggtgttgatgatgatgatgttgttgatgatgatgtttgtGAATTgctatttgattttgatctaggttttgattttggttttgtAGTTGGAGTAGTGGAAGTTGTTggtaatgatgatgttgatgaggataatgaatttgaagttgttatattattatttgatgatgctAGAGTATTTGATGATTGTGTTAAAGTTGAAGgagatgatttatttaatggatttgttgttgttgttgttgttgtggttatTGGAATACCACCATTGTTAAGTGGTGatggttttggttttatttgaatttgtggTTGAATTGGCATACTATTTACCATTGCTCTACTCatagtttgttgttgtggtgatgGTCCAATGATTGCACCAGTTGGAGAAGTTCTAACAAAGCCACCACTTATTGGTCCACGTGGACCCATTGTACTATATGGTGGTGGTTTAGCTGTTATAGAATTAATTGGAACCAATGGTTTTACTGCTAATCCTGCACAACATTTACCTTGACAAGGAACTCTCTGTATattttgttgtgattgtgattgttgttgtgatgaaCTCATAGGTTGTTTTGATACCATTCCAACCATTGGTGATCTATTGATTGTTAATGGTGTGCCAACTCTATActgtgtttgttgttgttgttgataaattACACCTGGTTGTGGTTTATAATTTGATTGTTGAGGTAAAGGAGCTGTACgatttatattttgttgttgttgttgttgttgttgttgttgttgttgttgttgttgttgttgtggattTATGGTACGATTTACATTTACTTGTTGTGATTGATTTGGTTGTTGCTGTGGTACTGATTGCTGAATTGTTTGTTGTGGTATTGATTGTTGTGGTACTGATTGTTGTGGTATtgtttgttgtgattgtggcTTTTGTTTTAAACTTGGATTACTATTCGTTATAACTAATTTAAGAGGTGGTGCAGCTCTTGGTTTTGCtgtattattgtttatatttgATTGTTGAGTTTGAGTTGGTTGTTGtattgttgatgattttgCTTGATTTNNNNNNNNNNNNNNNNNNNNNNNNNNNNNNNNNNNNNNNNNNNNNNNNNNNNNNNNNNNNNNNNNNNNNNNNNNNNNNNNNNNNNNNNNNNNNNNNNNNNtttttttttttttttttttcaataattaataaaataaataaatattaaaaaaaaaaaaaaattttaagattcaaaatcatcaaatttaaaaaaaaaaaaaacttattttAATCTTGTTATTATATAACCAACcaaccattatttttatataattttattaaatttttttttttttatcccatttatttgtttaaaaaaaaaaaaaaaaaaaaagatagtaAGTATTAACTtcttaataattgaaataaattattttttttaaaaagaaaaacaaaaaaaaaattaaacaaaaaatgttatcaaatattattattctttacatttacttttattattattattagtagtaattttttttttttttttttttttttaattatttctttttttcatgttttaatttgatttattttttttttttttttttttttaatatttaaataataataaaatcttcCCTCcaattgttattttattaaaaaatctacctcaaaatatatatatttgcaaaaataaaaaaaaaccccttTGCGtacatatttataaataaatttattatttgtataaatttAGTATAATACACAACAAGCATTACCACTAATATAATAGtggaaataatatttatataatattcgACCATCTCAAATCCTTTAATTGTATAACagcaattaattttttaaaattttaagattttatagttttttttttttttttttttttttttttttttttttaattttatattatttattattttataatttttttttaaaacatgtagaattaatatttaaccCCTCATCCTTTCgatttttttcattgtttaaaagttttttttttttttttttttttttttttttttttttttttttggaaattaataatttgtttttttttttttaatttttaaagaaaacaTCATAATGGGGCCCAAAAATGAGTACAAACacaccaatttttttatagttaATTAATTTGATCTCACAATATATTgttagttaaaaaaaaaaataataatttaaactcTTTATATTTGagtgtgtgtgttttttggtttattttttaattttttaaatttaaattttttgtggttttttttttaaatttaaattttgtgtGAATGTGTGTTTGCCATccattcaattaatttctcATTTTCATTCATCAAaaattagtttatttttgtcaaatttattacacaacaactacaacaacaccCCACCTCAAATTTTAACcactcaaaaaaataaaaaaaaaaaaaaaaaatacaccttgtttttatttttttctctctACCACAATTACTCCTAACAAAcactaaatttaaaaaaaatagcaTCATACAGTACTGTAGAAGCAGGCATATAGtattgttaaatttaattaattgtaatttgagattgtttgttgttttgttattgttatcatttgatttggagttttgttttttatattcattttattttatattttattaattttattttattaatttatttatttatttatttatttatttatttatttatttatttatttatttatttattttttttttttttttttttttttttttttttttttacaatttactatttataagttttaaaaaaaaaaaatataaatatacatTTATCAtttcaactaataataaataataattataaccaATTATAAGTCCTTGCACGTGgtttccaaataaaaaaaaaatatattatatttagtattattaaaaatttaattttacaaaaaaaaaaaaaaaaaaaaaaaaaaaaaaaaaaaaaaaaaaataattctcaataattaattttcttcttattattatttttcttatttttattatttttttttataaaattcaaataatttcaaataattttcattttttataaaatcatttattttattttattttatatatttatttatttatttattgtatttatttattgtatttatttaattattaaattcaatattaacatttttgtacataattttctttaaattgaattattagaatACCAATGGccacattattattagttatcatttttatgataacttttataatttacaaaaatgtaatgttatattttatataaataaataaacacaATATGAaccaatcaaataattaaaagtcaaaaaaaaaaaaaaaaaaaaaaaaccccatTAAAATCCATCCGTTCATACACAAATTTCTTTGAAAGAtccagatttttttttttttttcccaaaattTCACAACATATtaacatttctttttttttttatctttttaaatttaattttttttttttttatttttttttttaatagtttgatagtaaaagaaaaaataaatatccaCCGGGACCaattaatttaccatttaTTGGTGGAttgtataaattaaaacctGGTAAACAACATTTATCTTTAAATGAGCTTTATCAAAAATATGGAAAAGTATTTTCAATGAAATTCGGTTCCTATGACACTGTTATCTTAAATGAGCCTGATGTTATTGTTGAAGCTTTCcatttaaattcaacatcTTTTATGGATAGAATTTTATTACCATCATTTGAAGTTGTTGGAAAGAATCAAAACATTGGTTTCACTCAAACTGAATATTGGAAAAAAATTAGAGGTAtcttaaatatttctttaacaaaatcaaaaactcGTTTATTAGAAGGTTTATTTAATCAAGAATATTTCAGATTTgatcaatttattaaaaaacaattaaaatcaaaaagtgatactgtaagttttttttttttttttaaaatttttttttttttatttttttaaaaaaattaattcctaaattattaatttatttatttatttatttttttaaacataaaaaaaaagatgtttaTAAGACcatatttaaaaagattatcatttaatattatttattcatatttatttagtGAAACTATACCATATGAAGATGAATTGATTCCAAGTgatattttagattttattcATGCCTCTGAGGAATTATTAGTTGTTTTAAGTAGAATGCCATCTGATTATATTAAAGTTTTAAGACCATTTGAATcacataaaaaattaaaagaaatttgtGATAGAATGTCAAAATTCATTAAACCAAGAGTTGATAAGAAAGTTGAATTATTGGATCAAGATAATCCAAAATGTTtcattgattatttaattttacaaattagATCTGACCCATcacaaacaattaaaattgatgcaATTCAATATATtgttttagatttattagTTGGTGGTACTGATTCAACAAGTTCTGCATTAGAATGGATGATTTTATTCCTATCAAATCATGAATCAATTCAAGAGAAATTATATAatgaaatttgtaaaaatactAATACCAATACTACTGCTACCACTAccgaaaatgataatgaatcttactttccaaaattaattgaaaagaataattATCCATTATTTAATGCATGTGTAAAAGAAACATTAAGAAGATCTCCACCTGTACCATTAGGTTTACCACATCTTTGTAGTGAAGATACTGAAATCGGTGGTTATTTAATTCCAAAAGGTACTCAAATCATTAGTAATATTTATTCAGCTTCAAATTGTGATAAAGTTTTCACTGATCCATTGGAATTTAATCCATTACGTTTCATTGAAAATTCACCACCTCAAACAGTCACTTTTTCAACTGGTCCAAGAGTTTGCCCTGGAAAAAATTTAAGTGAAGATGAATTATTCTCTTTTGgtacaaaattatttaaaacttttaaattttcaagaccaaataaaaatcaattatatgATGAAGTAGCAATTTTAGGTATTACTTTAGAACCAAAACCATTTATTACTAAAGTATCTTTAagatcttaaaaaaaaaaaaaaaaaaaaaaaacttttattttataaagaaattttaaataaagaaatcgattttgaacaattattaatttaaatttactcttttactttttctaaagtatttttttttttttttataaaatatttgattgaattggttaattttatttaatttcttttttaagtttttgttttatttaatttttttttttttatttttggtttggcgctaaaatattttaaaaaaaaaaaagatttttttttggcggtttttttcttttttttttttttaaaatttttatatttttttttttatttttttaaattatttacattcaATAGTATACTATAacatttttttcttatttgtttttatttacacataattaattttataagtgtaaaaaaaaaaaaaaataaaaagaaaaaaaaacaaaataattttattttaaataaaataaaataaaaaaaaataaaaaaataaaaaaatgaatagaccaaaaagagaaaagaaatcaattacaGATGTTTCaacattaaaatcattagaaCAAATAAAGAGAGCAAGAGATGGTGAGAAAAGAACAGATCAATTACAAGAAGAGGATGATGAAAGAAAGAGATTAGAACAATTGAAAGAACAAGAAACTGAATTCGATAAAGAagagagaaaaagaaagaatagAGATTTCATTGAAGGTGATAGTGGTTATCGTGAAACAAGTGATAacgaagatgaagatgaggacgaagatgatgatggcgataatagtgatgatgattatagtttagatgaggatgatgaagatggtggtggtgatggtgaaaaCAATGATAGTGATCAAGAAGAAGCAATTGAAGTTGGccgtaaaaaaaaaagacaagttaaaaagaaatcaaagaaagatgaaaatggtgaACCAAAAGTTAAAACACCAAGagttaaaaaaacaaaagaaaaaaagaatgaaatcGTTCCTGAAAAAAATCgtataattcaatttattaataatccaactgaatcaaaatcaacttcaaataatgaatctgtaagtatttaattattaaataataataataatcatctttaataatctataatattaatttttttttttttttttttttttttttttctttttcctaaagttcttttttgataaattaaaaaaatcaaattcgaATACATTAAATTCAACCAATTCAACATTAAATAGTAATGAATTAAGTAGTGGTGGAACAATGTCATCATTGGATATTGAATCAATGCTTAATGATTTACAAAGTGCACCAGATTCAGAattagatttagaaaaattaaaagaaaaacaattagaattagaaaagaaattagagAAAG
This region of Dictyostelium discoideum AX4 chromosome 3 chromosome, whole genome shotgun sequence genomic DNA includes:
- the CYP515B1 gene encoding cytochrome P450 family protein encodes the protein MATLLLVIIFMITFIIYKNFDSKRKNKYPPGPINLPFIGGLYKLKPGKQHLSLNELYQKYGKVFSMKFGSYDTVILNEPDVIVEAFHLNSTSFMDRILLPSFEVVGKNQNIGFTQTEYWKKIRGILNISLTKSKTRLLEGLFNQEYFRFDQFIKKQLKSKSDTMFIRPYLKRLSFNIIYSYLFSETIPYEDELIPSDILDFIHASEELLVVLSRMPSDYIKVLRPFESHKKLKEICDRMSKFIKPRVDKKVELLDQDNPKCFIDYLILQIRSDPSQTIKIDAIQYIVLDLLVGGTDSTSSALEWMILFLSNHESIQEKLYNEICKNTNTNTTATTTENDNESYFPKLIEKNNYPLFNACVKETLRRSPPVPLGLPHLCSEDTEIGGYLIPKGTQIISNIYSASNCDKVFTDPLEFNPLRFIENSPPQTVTFSTGPRVCPGKNLSEDELFSFGTKLFKTFKFSRPNKNQLYDEVAILGITLEPKPFITKVSLRS